In Coccidioides posadasii str. Silveira chromosome 4, complete sequence, one genomic interval encodes:
- the RPN1 gene encoding proteasome regulatory particle base subunit (BUSCO:52909at4751~EggNog:ENOG410PFH6~COG:O~BUSCO:1806at33183): protein MAKEDQAGASDKGKGKVDDVRELQEDKKDSKDGKFMMNGKKDEEPKEEELSEEDQQLKEKLEMLVERLQEPNTSLYKQALETIKELIKTSTSSMTAVPKPLKFLRPHYDELTTLYEQWLAGDDKDSLADMLSVLGMTYGDEEKFETLKYRLLSRSDDLGSWGHEYIRHLALEIGQEYQNRITDEKDVQDLVDLALSLVPYFLRHNAEADAVDLLSELEMIEEISKFVDENTYPRVCLYMVSMVNLLTYPEDHQFLRTAHDIYMRYNKFTQAIVIAIRLNDIDLIMSDFNATTDKSIRRQMAFLVARQQIWLDLDDDKDSELVDCLNNTQLSTHFRTLAKELNIIDPRMPEDIYKTHLESNRGAGLTNVDSARHNLASAFVNAFTNAGFCNDKMMLVEDDKGPWVWKTKDDGMMSTTASMGMLLQWNVEEGLDKIDKFTYAEEHQIRAGALLAIGILNSGVRLDSDPALALLGDAENLSNKNTMMRVASIMGLGLSYAGSCREDLLDLLLPIVEDASLPMQISAMAAVSLGLVFVGSSNHQVSEAIATTLMDEERQPQLKDKWTRFMALGLALLYFGRQEEVEVILDILKAIDHPMAKPTSVLASVCAWAGTGTVLKLQELLHICNDQIEDKEEKKGEELVQSYAVLGLSLIAMGEDIGQEMVLRQFGHLMHYGAANIRKAVPLAMGLISASNPQMGVYDTLSRYSHDNDNDVAINAIFAMGLLGAGTNNARLAQLLRQLASYYHRDQNSLFMVRIAQGLLHMGKGSLTFNPFHTDRQVLSRVAAAGLLTVLVAMIDAKDFVLADSHYLLYYLVTAMYPRFLVTLDEDLQPLKVNVRVGQAVDVVGQAGRPKTITGWQTQSTPVLLSYGERAELEDEEYISLSSSLEGLVILRKNPEWESSS from the exons ATGGCGAAGGAGGACCAAGCTGGCGCCTCGGACAAGGGCAAGGGAAAGGTAGATGATGTTCGCGAACTACAAGAGGATAAAAAGGACAGCAAAGATGGAAAGTTTATGATGAATGGGAAGAAAGATGAGGAGCCTAAAGAAG AAGAACTCAGTGAAGAAGACCAGCAGCTGAAGGAGAAGCTTGAGATGCTGGTGGAAAGATTGCAG GAACCCAATACCTcattatataaacaagctctaGAGACGATTAAAGAGCTTATCAAGACCTCCACCTCATCTATGACCGCGGTGCCAAAGCCCTTGAAGTTCCTGCGGCCACACTATGACGAGCTCACGACTTTGTACGAACAGTGGTTAGCTGGCGACGACAAA GACTCCCTTGCAGATATGCTATCCGTACTAGGGATGACATACGGTGATGAAGAAAAGTTTGAAACGCTAAAATATCGCCTTCTTTCCCGATCAGATGACCTTGGGTCCTGGGGCCATGAGTACATCAGACACCTTGCTTTGGAGATTGGGCAGGAGTATCAGAATAGGATAACGGACGAAAAGGATGTACAAGACTTGGTTGACCTCGCATTGTCTCTGGTGCCCTATTTCCTCAGACATAATGCCGAAGCCGATGCCGTTGATCTCTTGAGCGAGCTAGAAATGATCGAAGAGATTTCCAAATTTGTCGACGAAAATACATACCCCAGAGTGTGCCTTTATATGGTCAGCATGGTCAATCTGCTCACATATCCGGAGGATCACCAATTTTTACGGACGGCCCACGATATTTATATGCGGTACAACAAATTTACGCAGGCCATCGTTATCGCCATTCGTTTGAACGATATTGATTTGATAATGAGCGACTTCAATGCTACAACCGACAAATCGATTAGAAGACAGATGGCTTTCCTCGTTGCCCGTCAACAAATCTGGCTTGATCTTGACGACGATAAAGATTCGGAATTGGTGGATTGTTTAAACAACACTCAGCTTTCCACACACTTCCGGACGCTTGCGAAGGAACTAAATATCATCGATCCAAGAATGCCCgaagatatctataagacTCACCTTGAGAGCAATCGGGGTGCGGGCCTCACTAATGTCGATTCTGCAAGACATAACCTTGCCAGTGCTTTCGTTAATGCCTTCACGAACGCTGGGTTCTGCAATGATAAGATGATGTTGGTTGAAGATGATAAGGGACCGTGGGTTTGGAAAACGAAGGATGATGGTATGATGTCGACCACCGCATCGATGGGAATGCTTCTTCAATGGAACGTTGAGGAAGGTTTGGATAAAATCGACAAGTTCACATATGCAGAAGAGCACCAAATCAGGGCGGGAGCATTACTCGCCATCGGTATTCTCAATTCTGGTGTCCGGCTTGATTCCGATCCCGCACTTGCTCTCCTCGGTGACGCGGAAAACCTGTCTAACAAAAACACCATGATGAGAGTAGCATCGATAATGGGCTTGGGTCTTTCGTACGCTGGATCGTGCAGAGAGGACCTGTTGGACCTATTGCTACCTATTGTTGAAGATGCATCATTGCCCATGCAAATTTCGGCTATGGCAGCTGTGTCCTTAGGCTTAGTATTTGTTGGCTCTTCGAATCATCAGGTTAGCGAGGCCATCGCTACGACTTTGATGGACGAAGAGAGACAACCTCAGCTAAAAGACAAGTGGACAAGATTTATGGCTCTTGGCCTTGCGCTCCTGTATTTTGGAAGACAGGAAGAAGTCGAggtaattcttgatatccTGAAAGCGATTGATCACCCGATGGCCAAGCCCACCTCTGTCTTGGCCTCCGTTTGTGCTTGGGCAGGCACCGGTACGGTCTTAAAACTTCAAGAGCTTCTCCATATTTGCAATGATCAAATTGAAGacaaggaggagaagaagggggAGGAGCTCGTTCAGTCATATGCCGTTCTGGGTCTGTCCCTTATCGCAATGGGAGAGGATATTGGCCAAGAGATGGTGCTCCGGCAATTCGGACATCTCATGCACTACGGGGCTGCAAATATCAGAAAAGCCGTTCCTCTTGCTATGGGTCTCATCAGCGCAAGCAACCCACAAATGGGCGTTTATGATACCTTGTCGCGATACAGTCACGATAATGACAATGACGTCGCCATCAATGCCATATTCGCGATGGGTCTCCTTGGTGCGGGTACCAACAATGCTAGGCTTGCACAACTCCTCCGACAACTTGCCAGCTACTATCACCGCGACCAAAACTCTTTGTTCATGGTCCGAATTGCTCAGGGCCTCCTTCACATGGGGAAAGGCAGTCTTACATTCAACCCATTCCACACTGATCGACAGGTTCTATCGCGAGTTGCTGCAGCCGGTCTACTCACCGTCTTGGTCGCCATGATAGATGCCAAAGATTTCGTTCTTGCCGACTCGCATTACcttttatattatcttgttacCGCCATGTACCCTCGATTCCTTGTTACTCTCGACGAGGATTTGCAGCCACTTAAGGTGAACGTTCGGGTTGGCCAAGCTGTGGATGTTGTGGGCCAGGCTGGTAGACCAAAGACTATCACTGGCTGGCAAACACAAAGCACTCCTGTCCTCCTGTCCTATGGAGAAAGGGCCGAGCTGGAAGACGAGGAGTATATCAGTCTTAGCAGCAGCCTTGAAGGGCTTGTCATTTTGCGAAAG AACCCCGAATGGGAAAGCTCATCATGA
- a CDS encoding uncharacterized protein (EggNog:ENOG410PFZS~COG:T) yields the protein MYMSRLAAVKEFAFMKALREHGFPVPEPIAQNRHTLVMSLIDAFPLRQIASVPDPASLYSELIDMILRLARYGLIHGDFNEFNILIKEESKKAAKGKQPEGSEIDLDDLQLVPVIIDFPQMVSTDHMNAEMYFDRDVNCIKRYFQRRFGFVSDEPGPFFRDAKKLVGRDGAVRLDVEVEASGFSRKMARDLEAYMKEVGVDGDAGGERGDEGSESELDSDEDYEDEDGGTTLNTREEDDGTQQAPSISKDTPGIDRLRISEPS from the coding sequence ATGTACATGTCTCGATTAGCCGCGGTTAAGGAATTTGCATTCATGAAGGCACTTAGGGAACATGGTTTTCCAGTGCCAGAGCCAATCGCCCAGAATCGCCATACTCTTGTCATGAGCTTGATCGATGCTTTTCCCCTACGACAGATCGCTTCGGTCCCCGATCCTGCGTCATTATATTCTGAGTTGATCGATATGATCCTTCGTCTCGCAAGATACGGGCTAATACATGGTGATTTCAACGAATTCAATATATTAATCAAAGAAGAGTCAAAGAAGGCCGCGAAAGGAAAGCAGCCAGAAGGATCAGAAATTGATTTGGATGACCTTCAACTAGTGCCTGTGATCATTGACTTTCCGCAAATGGTTTCCACAGATCACATGAATGCCGAGATGTATTTTGATAGAGATGTTAACTGCATCAAAAGGTATTTCCAGAGAAGGTTTGGCTTTGTGAGTGATGAGCCGGGGCCTTTTTTCCGTGATGCCAAAAAGCTCGTTGGCAGAGACGGTGCTGTGAGATTGGACGTCGAAGTGGAAGCTTCTGGCTTTTCTAGAAAAATGGCTAGAGATTTAGAAGCGTATATGAAAGAAGTTGGCGTTGATGGGGATGCTGGAGGGGAGAGAGGCGATGAGGGCAGTGAATCGGAATTGGATTCTGACGAAGACTACGAAGATGAGGACGGAGGCACTACGCTCAATACGagggaagaagatgatggcACTCAACAGGCACCATCAATATCAAAAGATACCCCAGGAATTGATAGGCTTCGAATTTCAGAGCCGTCATGA
- a CDS encoding mitochondrial 54S ribosomal protein uL23m (EggNog:ENOG410PRXZ~COG:J~BUSCO:13522at33183) — MPRAPSIKNLPFNWFKPPAPVEQRKQVYLPEFTITLIRTPFLPPRYASFWVPLSFNKLDMKDYLKRVYDVDVIKVRSYVEQQKVTRERPMGKEGYGPLRRPMARKKMTVEMTEPFVWPEEPKDFSPWERDTYFEAKKMQEDYQEAHGPEAGMKAPERQRELLAEQAKRLKQGRETWQPTWQTLGLNFERPLLRPQTTPSSQTSSSS, encoded by the exons atgCCCAGAGCACCGAGCATCAAGAACCTCCCGTTCAATTGGTTCAAACCTCCAGCTCCCGTTGAGCAGCGGAAACAAGTCTACCT ACCAGAATTCACAATAACCTTAATCCGCACACCTTTTCTCCCACCGCGCTATGCCTCATTCTGGGTTCCGCTGTCCTTCAACAAACTGGACATGAAGGATTACTTGAAAAGAGTATATGACGTCGACGTGATCAAGGTGCGAAGCTACGTTGAGCAGCAGAAAGTCACAAGGGAGAGGCCAATGGGCAAAGAGGGCTATGGTCCACTTAGAAGGCCGATGGCCAGGAAGAAGATGACAGTGGAAATGACAGAGCCGTTTGTGTGGCCGGAGGAACCAAAAGACTTTTCACC GTGGGAGCGAGACACCTATTTCGAAGCGAAAAAGATGCAGGAGGATTATCAGGAGGCGCACGGCCCAGAAGCCGGCATGAAAGCCCCGGAACGCCAGAGAGAATTGCTTGCCGAGCAGGCGAAGCGCCTAAAGCAAGGGAGGGAGACGTGGCAGCCAACGTGGCAAACTCTTGGGTTGAACTTTGAGAGGCCATTGCTTAGACCACAAACGACACCGTCCTCACAAACGTCATCGTCCTCGTAA
- a CDS encoding uncharacterized protein (EggNog:ENOG410PJ7K~COG:O~MEROPS:MER0000485~BUSCO:1449at33183) yields MSSTSSRTMKLPLIPLAKGTLLLPGTTLRIPLADRSDIPILLTSVFSRSSQRYGNAPVIVGCVPLGSPLLSKDGQRLLEDGEHENERSQDTTKVDPARASRGDLFGYGTVAKIIGVQGRPNAEPYMLVEGAKRFTIRKFTKDKPHFEAEVIVYDEPVPHSIDAEIPDLFDQLKHLSREFLALLRLASMFSSKSGMSPLVARRFELLISKKDLSQAGSLADFMAEIADGSFEEKLRVLASLDLKTRLERVVELLVKQVQSIKNVIKVTTISTTGLPTNIGIDINTLDPRQREMFARRPAGAVMPLGKGDGEGEKENSEIDELQQRLQDAQLSPEAQKVADRELKRLRQMNPINAEYGVCRTYLENLAEIPWTKVTEDQLGVETLQRARKQLDDDHYGLEKIKKRLLEYLAVLKLKQSLNSEVDAEISKLSSDLNATEGKLDEGEPVPDAERDNIEAKLHVLKSKRKTDKSPILLLVGPPGTGKTSLAKSIATSLGRKFHRISLGGVRDEAEIRGHRRTYVAAMPGLIVNGLKKVGVANPVFLLDEIDKVGGANFHGDPSAAMLEVLDPEQNHSFSDHYINIPIDLSKVLFIATANSLDTIPAPLLDRMETIQLSGYTTIEKRHIARRHLVPKQVRTNGLSEGQVELSDDILDKIITSYTRESGVRNLEREIGSVCRFKAVQYADAKDANKVATYNPNVTIEDLDEILGIEKFDEEIAEKHARPGIVTGLVAYSSGGQGSILFIEVADMPGNGSVQLTGKLGDVLKESVEVALTWVKAHSYELGVTQDPNEDIMKHRSLHVHCPSGAIPKDGPSAGLAHTIALVSLFAGKTVPPEIAMTGEISLRGRVMPVGGIKEKLIGAHRAGVKTVLLPDHNRKDVRDVPMEVQSGLEIVYVK; encoded by the exons ATGAGTTCCACGAGTAGCCGAACGATGAAGCTCCCTCTTATCCCTCTAGCGAAGGGAACTCTCCTCCTTCCCGGCACGACCTTGCGAATTCCCCTTGCGGACCGTTCCGATATACCAATCCTATTGACGTCCGTGTTTAGTCGATCTTCTCAAAGATACGGTAATGCCCCAGTTATTGTCGGCTGCGTCCCTCTTGGTTCACCGCTCCTTTCGAAGGACGGTCAACGCTTGCTAGAAGATGGAGAGCATGAGAACGAACGATCCCAAGATACTACGAAGGTTGACCCGGCACGTGCATCCAGAGGGGATTTGTTTGGATATGGTACCGTTGCCAAAATAATTGGTGTCCAAGGCCGGCCGAATGCCGAACCGTACATGCTTGTAGAAGGGGCAAAGAGGTTTACAATTCGCAAATTTACAAAGGACAAGCCACATTTTGAAGCCGAGGTTATCGTTTATGATGAGCCAG TGCCTCATTCCATTGATGCCGAGATCCCAGATCTGTTTGATCAACTCAAACACTTGTCTCGCGAGTTTCTCGCGTTGCTAAGATTGGCGTCAATGTTCTCGTCGAAGTCAGGCATGTCGCCACTTGTTGCGAGAAGGTTCGAGCTTCTCATCTCCAAAAAGGACCTTTCCCAGGCGGGTAGTCTCGCCGACTTCATGGCAGAAATAGCCGATGGGAGCTTTGAAGAGAAGTTACGAGTATTGGCGTCATTGGACCTGAAGACTCGGCTGGAACGCGTAGTTGAATTGCTTGTCAAGCAGGTGCAGTCCATCAAAAATGTCATCAAAGTTACCACTATCTCCACGACCGGTCTGCCCACAAACATCGGAATCGACATAAATACGCTGGACCCTCGCCAGAGAGAAATGTTTGCAAGACGCCCAGCTGGTGCGGTTATGCCGTTGGGAAAGGGTGATGGCGAAGGGGAGAAGGAAAATAGCGAAATCGATGAGCTCCAGCAGAGACTCCAGGATGCCCAGTTGAGCCCTGAAGCCCAAAAGGTTGCCGATCGAGAACTCAAGCGATTACGGCAAATGAACCCGATTAATGCGGAATATGGCGTTTGCCGTACCTACTTGGAGAATCTAGCGGAAATTCCATGGACAAAGGTGACAGAGGACCAGCTTGGCGTTGAAACATTGCAACGAGCACGGAAACAACTCGATGATGACCACTACGGCCTGGAGAAAATCAAGAAGCGGCTGCTGGAGTATCTGGCAGTTCTCAAACTTAAACAGTCACTAAACAGCGAAGTTGATGCCGAGATCTCCAAGCTGTCCTCTGATCTAAATGCCACTGAGGGGAAATTGGATGAGGGAGAACCAGTACCTGACGCCGAGCGCGACAATATTGAAGCCAAGCTGCATGTGCTTAAGTCTAAGCGAAAGACTGATAAATCACCAATTCTACTTCTGGTCGGCCCTCCTGGCACTGGTAAGACCAGTCTTGCAAAGTCAATTGCGACGTCTTTAGGACGCAAATTTCACCGGATTTCACTGGGAGGAGTGAGAGATGAGGCAGAAATTCGAGGCCATCGTAGAACATATGTTGCAGCCATGCCTGGTCTCATCGTGAATGGTCTCAAAAAGGTTGGCGTTGCAAATCCGGTATTCCTGCTCGATGAAATTGACAAAGTGGGCGGTGCCAACTTCCACGGTGATCCATCAGCAGCGATGCTCGAAGTTTTGGATCCTGAGCAGAATCACAGCTTTTCGGATCATTACATCAATATTCCAATTGACTTGAGCAAAGTATTATTCATTGCAACTGCCAACTCGCTGGACACGATTCCTGCTCCATTGCTTGACCGTATGGAAACAATACAGCTGTCAGGCTATACCACCATCGAAAAGCGACATATCGCGAGGAGACACCTCGTCCCGAAACAAGTCAGAACGAACGGTCTCTCCGAAGGACAAGTCGAATTGTCAGACGACATCCTCGACAAAATAATTACATCATATACTCGTGAGTCCGGAGTTCGCAACTTGGAAAGGGAGATAGGCTCCGTTTGTCGATTCAAAGCTGTTCAGTACGCAGATGCAAAGGATGCCAACAAAGTTGCTACATACAATCCCAATGTCACCATTGAAGACCTGGACGAGATCCTTGGCATTGAGAAATTCGACGAAGAAATTGCGGAGAAACATGCGAGACCTGGGATTGTCACTGGCCTTGTAGCGTACTCGAGTGGTGGCCAAGGCAGTATCCTTTTCATTGAAGTTGCTGACATGCCCGGAAATGGAAGTGTTCAACTGACTGGCAAACTTGGAGACGTCTTAAAGGAATCCGTCGAGGTCGCTTTGACCTGGGTCAAAGCCCACTCGTATGAACTAGGTGTCACACAGGACCCAAATGAGGACATCATGAAGCATCGCAGCCTCCACGTGCACTGCCCATCTGGAGCCATTCCAAAGGATGGCCCTTCTGCAGGCCTCGCTCATACTATTGCCTTGGTTTCGCTTTTCGCGGGTAAAACAGTTCCTCCAGAGATTGCCATGACAGGCGAAATCTCTCTTCGTGGACGGGTGATGCCAGTTGGCGGTATTAAAGAGAAACTCATCGGTGCCCACAGGGCCGGTGTAAAGACAGTCCTTCTTCCCGATCATAATCGAAAAGATGTGCGGGATGTTCCCATGGAAGTGCAAAGCGGCCTCGAAATTGTCTATGTCAAGTAA
- the HEM3 gene encoding porphobilinogen deaminase (EggNog:ENOG410PHQP~COG:H~BUSCO:9184at33183) — protein sequence MASTERKTFTIGTRKSQLALVQTDLVRNALQAAFPDCEFKVHSRDAAGDLNKVTPLRAFTTKNLWTEELEELLIAKQVDLVVNSLKDIPTQIPTACVLAAVMKRENPRDVLVLKKGLPSMTLAELPPGSVVGTSSVRRIAQLARHYPHLKVQDVRGNIDTRLAKLDAQDGPFSCLILAAAGLLRTGREDRISQYLDSTNGKMLHAVGQGGLGIEIRTDDEVMRDMLNKIGDVKTTYACLAERSLLRILEGGCSAPLGVETEWIQDDNGKDLLRLRSIVTSVDGKEAVEIEEDGDVQSDEAAETFGKEVALKLVARGAGKILKDIQNDKKEQ from the exons ATGGCCTCAACTGAAAGGAAAACGTTTACCATCGGGACAAGAAAATCTCAGCTTGCTCTCGTACAAACTGACCTTGTTCGAAATGCTCTTCAAGCTGCTTTCCCTGACTGTGAATTCAAAGTCCATAGTCGCGATGCTGCTGGAGACTTGAATAAAGTTACTCCTCTACGAGCATTCACGACGAAAAACCTCTGGACTGAAGAACTTGAGGAATTGCTCATAGCGAAGCAAGTAGATCTCGTGGTGAATTCATTAAAAG ACATCCCAACGCAAATTCCAACTGCCTGCGTACTGGCAGCTGTTATGAAACGCGAGAATCCAAGAGATGTGCTAGTTTTAAAAAAGGGCCTACCTTCGATGACTCTGGCTGAACTGCCACCAGGGTCAGTTGTAGGAACATCGTCAGTCCGACGCATTGCTCAACTTGCACGACACTACCCACACTTGAAGGTTCAGGATGTCAGAGGCAATATAGACACCCGGTTAGCAAAGCTCGACGCTCAAGATGGGCCATTCAGCTGCTTGATACTGGCTGCTGCTGGACTGCTAAGGACCGGTCGGGAGGATCGCATCTCTCAATACTTGGATTCTACAAACGGAAAGATGCTTCATGCCGTTGGCCAAGGAGGCCTGGGAATTGAGATTCGCACCGACGACGAGGTTATGAGAGATATGCTCAACAAGATTGGAGATGTAAAGACTACATATGCATGCCTCGCAGAGAGGAGTTTACTGAGAATCCTTGAAGGTGGTTGTAGCGCACCCCTTGGTGTTGAAACGGAATGGATTCAAGATGATAATGGGAAGGATCTCCTCAGATTGAGGTCAATCGTGACGAGTGTTGACGGAAAGGAAGCCGTGGAAATCGAGGAAGACGGTGATGTCCAGTCGGACGAGGCGGCGGAGACGTTTGGAAAAGAGGTAGCGTTGAAGCTTGTTGCCAGGGGGGCCGGGAAGATACTTAAAGATATTCAAAACGACAAAAAAGAGCAATAA
- a CDS encoding uncharacterized protein (EggNog:ENOG410PX3V~COG:I~BUSCO:11229at33183): MSRSIDHFRDSQAPDDYPRVYLFGDSLTEWGCSELDSGFGWRLEQYYKDRVEVVNEGYAGRQTTRSLRRIFKERILDKAKERGSPAPLFITIFLGANDACLDGAGTYVPIEEYEEHIRHYVNSILNHPATKGTKVILISPPPVNVPPPPKEGSESDLDIPSVADALWHVAAKGRGHRTWESKRKFAKKIVEIGHEFQERAERVALLDFWTIITKAACLDDGEGDPVDIFRKLDLEDILPGCGMPGSKRFGRGYFTDGLHLGEKGYEILGQGLLDLVLKRWPELKSENFPIRPCEITSA; encoded by the exons ATGTCCAGATCTATCGATCATTTCCGCGACAGCCAAGCTCCAGATGATTATCCGCGAGTCTACCTCTTTGGCGATTCTCTAACGGAATGGGGGTGTTCGGAATTGGATTCGGGGTTTGGGTGGAGATTAGAACAGTATTACAAAGACCGGGTTGAGGTTGTCAATGAAG GATATGCCGG AAGACAAACGACAAGGTCGCTTCGCAGAATCTTCAAGGAACGAATCCTTGACAAGGCAAAGGAGCGTGGCTCACCCGCGCCGCTCTTTATAACGATATTTCTTGGAGCTAATGACGCCTGTTTAGATGGTGCCGGCACATACGTTCCCATAGAAGAATACGAAGAACATATCCGACACTATGTCAATAGCATCCTTAATCATCCTGCTACAAAGGGCACTAAAGTCATTTTGATTTCACCACCACCGGTCAACGTACCTCCTCCTCCAAAAGAGGGCTCGGAAAGCGACTTGGATATCCCTTCGGTTGCCGACGCTTTGTGGCATGTGGCTGCCAAGGGTCGAGGCCACAGGACTTGGGAAtcgaaaagaaaatttgcgAAGAAAATTGTCGAAATTGGGCATGAGTTTCAGGAAAGGGCGGAACGAGTGGCACTTTTAGACTTCTGGACTATTATCACCAAGGCTGCGTGTCTAGACGACGGCGAGGGCGACCCAGTTGATATCTTCCGCAAACTTGATCTCGAAGATATATTACCAGGCTGTGGCATGCCGGGGTCGAAACGATTTGGACGCGGTTATTTCACTGACGGCCTCCATCTGGGCGAAAAG GGGTATGAAATTCTCGGCCAAGGTCTCTTAGATCTCGTTTTAAAAAGATGGCCAGAGTTGAAAAGCGAGAACTTCCCGATCCGGCCGTGCGAGATAACTTCGGCATAA
- a CDS encoding uncharacterized protein (BUSCO:200331at4751~EggNog:ENOG410PHEG~COG:T~BUSCO:10254at33183), with product MDEEPRSLQALFTSAKSQKKALETATDINDPSNGDQLNSTIQAFESCQKLIHKLSIFSPNEPLEDIATADLQYLSVGYLFAELLQRSQHADRLKNVQRTREEYESFLELLDQYGILSQSYKKLYEQYLESPDSFSLAPSNDFAARRQVKIDRFREEKELKQKIEYLSQNQKSIDHDDEIVRQLYLAEINLYTHHTFQSLDMLSHELSMLKLAAKAASEHPSQTPEDSRTRGTSSAPGYSERLDVGLSSGSRGGRGPLLSKGGVPLQPFVLTSRRAELQRGVFRPGHNLPTMTIEEYLEEERKRGGIIEGGGEQSGAPKEIDEDDMKKADEETMKARAWDEFKEENPRGSGNTLNRG from the exons ATGGACGAGGAACCTAGGAGTCTGCAGGCTCTCTTTACTTCCGCCAAGTCTCAAAAAAAGGCATTGGAAACTGCTACCGACATCAACGACCCCTCTAATGGAGACCAGCTCAATTCCACAATTCAGGCGTTTGAATCCTGCCAGAAACTAATCCATAAGCTCTCCATATTTAGCCCAAATGAGCCTCTGGAAGACATCGCCACCGCCGATTTGCA GTACCTCTCCGTTGGCTACCTTTTCGCTGAACTGCTCCAACGATCACAACATGCAGATCGCCTGAAGAATGTTCAACGCACTCGTGAAGAGTATGAAAGTTTTCTGGAGTTGCTGGATCAGTATGGAATCCTATCTCAATCATATAAGAAGCTCTACGAACAATACCTCGAATCTCCGGACTCATTCAGTCTTGCTCCGTCGAACGATTTTGCTGCCCGACGACAAGTTAAAATTGATCGATTTCGCGAAGAAAAGGAGTTAAAACAGAAAATTGAG TATCTCTCCCAAAATCAGAAGTCGATAGACCACGATGATGAGATTGTGAGACAGCTATATCTAGCAGAAATAAACCTCTACACACACCACACCTTTCAATCTTTGGACATGCTGTCGCACGAACTATCTATGCTGAAACTTGCGGCAAAAGCTGCCTCAGAGCATCCATCCCAAACCCCGGAGGACTCAAGGACACGTGGTACAAGCAGCGCTCCAGGCTATTCGGAGCGACTCGATGTTGGCCTTTCTTCGGGTAGTCGTGGAGGAAGAGGCCCTCTTCTTAGCAAGGGTGGTGTTCCCCTTCAACCTTTCGTCCTAACGAGTCGAAGGGCAGAACTTCAGAGAGGAGTTTTTCGGCCTGGTCACAATTTGCCGACAATGACAATAGAGGAATACTTGGAAGAAGAGcgaaagagaggaggaatTATCGAAGGTGGGGGTGAACAATCTGGCGCGCCGAAAGAAATTGACGAAGATGACATGAAGAAGGCCGACGAAGAAACGATGAAGGCACGAGCGTGGGATGAATTCAAAGAGGAAAACCCAAGAGGTTCCGGCAACACCTTAAACAGAGGCTAA
- the DCL1_1 gene encoding Dicer-like protein 1 (EggNog:ENOG410PGGB~COG:A) — translation MEEPQRINDEPNDSVVPDPTGPSELAESDSEDEHTHPNNADEPSIRRKQNLRFKELLSARAEEITAEDIKEVIKATKDDELSMSNLLAKQDFASVIHDPREYQLELFEKAKKDNIIAVLDTGSGKTLIAVLLLKHIIEQELIDRSAEKPHRVSFFLV, via the exons ATGGAGGAGCCGCAGAGGATAAACGATGAACCCAACGACTCCGTTGTGCCCGATCCAACTGGACCGTCCGAGCTTGCAGAATCAGACAGCGAAGATGAACATACCCATCCAAACAACGCCGACGAACCCAGTATTCGCCGGAAGCAAAACTTGCGATTCAAGGAGCT ATTATCAGCGCGGGCAGAAGAAATCACGGCCGAAGATATCAAGGAAGTAATCAAAGCGACGAAGGACGATGAATTGTCTATGTCGAATCTCCTTGCAAAGCAAGACTTTGCCTCCGTGATACATGATCCACGAGAGTATCAGCTAGAATTGTTCGAAAAGGCAAAGAAGGACAATATCATTGCTGTCCTAGATACCG GCTCTGGGAAGACGTTGATAGCAGTGTTGCTTCTTAAGCACATAATTGAGCAAGAGCTGATCGACCGAAGTGCTGAGAAACCTCATCGagtgtctttttttttggtttga